The following coding sequences are from one Microtus pennsylvanicus isolate mMicPen1 chromosome 1, mMicPen1.hap1, whole genome shotgun sequence window:
- the LOC142837698 gene encoding vomeronasal type-1 receptor 4-like, producing the protein MDLRNFAVRVMFLTQSTVGFLGNVSLLSKYLIIYYKDHTLKPTDLILTHLITANFLIILSKGVPHTIAAFGVKQFFNDFMCKLFLYIQRLGRSMSMGTTCLLSVYQAITISPLNSFWKYIKFKSSNYIGFSISLCWVLYSIINFIFPVFVHIKKGQKNTTEKRDFIFCSTLGRDKIVDLLYTALLVFPEVLLSILIIWSSGFMIAILYSHKQQIQYILRNQVSLRTSPESRATQNILVLVSTFVAFYTLSSILQGFIAVLYKANRWLVIITDFISMCFPTLCPFLVSHNFIVLRFCLFWIRNIKPQ; encoded by the coding sequence ATGGACTTGAGGAATTTTGCAGTAAGAGTAATGTTCTTAACACAAAGTACTGTTGGGTTTCTGGGAAATGTCTCTCTTCTTTCCAAGTATCTAATTATTTACTATAAAGATCACACATTGAAGCCCACCGATTTGATCCTCACACATTTAATCACAGCCAACTTTTTGATCATTCTCTCTAAAGGGGTGCCCCATACAATAGCAGCTTTTGGGGTGAAACAATTTTTCAATGATTTTATGTGCAAACTTTTCTTATATATTCAAAGACTTGGAAGAAGCATGTCTATGGGAACTACCTGCCTCTTGAGTGTCTACCAGGCCATCACCATCAGTCCCCTGAATTCCTTCTGGAAATATATTAAATTCAAATCTTCAAATTACATTggcttctctatttctctctgctgGGTCCTGTACAGtattataaatttcattttccctGTGTTTGTTCATATCAAAAAAGGTCAGAAAAATacaacagagaaaagagattttATATTCTGTTCCACTTTGGGTCGTGACAAAATTGTAGACTTGTTGTACACAGCATTATTGGTATTCCCTGAAGTCCTGCTTTCTATACTCATCATCTGGTCCAGTGGCTTCATGATTGCCATTCTTTACAGCCACAAACAGCAAATTCAGTACATCCTGAGAAATCAAGTTTCCCTCAGAACCTCTCCTGAGTCCAGAGCCACCCAGAACATTCTGGTTCTTGTGTCCACTTTTGTAGCTTTTTATACCCTCTCTTCTATTTTACAAGGTTTCATTGCTGTTTTATATAAGGCCAATAGGTGGTTGGTTATTATCACAGACTTCATTTCTATGTGTTTTCCCACTTTGTGCCCTTTTCTTGTGAGTCATAACTTCATTGTGCTCAGATTCTGCTTATTCTGGATAAGAAATATCAAACCCCAATAA